The Salmonella enterica subsp. houtenae serovar Houten genome has a segment encoding these proteins:
- the kbaY gene encoding tagatose-bisphosphate aldolase — MSIISTKYLLRDAQAKGYAVPAFNIHNAETIQAILEVCSEMKSPVILAGTPGTFKHIALEEIYALCNAYSGSFGIPLALHLDHHESLDDIRHKVNAGVRSAMIDGSHFPFEENVKLVKSVVDFCHSRDCSVEAELGRLGGVEDDMSVDAENAFLTDPQEARRFVELTGVDSLAVAIGTAHGLYTKKPQIDFQRLAEIREVVDIPLVLHGASDVPDEYVRRTIELGVCKVNVATELKIAFATAVKKWFTENPEGNDPRYYMRVGMDAMKEVVRSKITICNSYEKLLPALQY; from the coding sequence ATGAGCATTATTTCTACGAAATATCTCCTGCGGGATGCGCAGGCAAAAGGTTATGCCGTACCTGCTTTCAACATTCATAATGCCGAGACGATCCAGGCGATCCTTGAAGTGTGTAGCGAAATGAAATCCCCAGTGATCCTCGCCGGGACACCGGGTACTTTTAAACATATTGCGCTGGAAGAAATCTATGCGCTATGCAACGCGTACTCTGGCAGTTTTGGTATACCGCTGGCGCTACACCTCGATCACCACGAATCGCTGGACGATATTCGCCATAAGGTGAATGCTGGCGTGCGTAGCGCCATGATCGACGGTAGCCACTTCCCATTTGAAGAGAACGTAAAGCTGGTGAAATCGGTCGTAGACTTTTGCCACTCGCGTGATTGCAGCGTGGAAGCAGAGCTGGGACGCCTGGGCGGAGTCGAAGATGACATGAGCGTTGATGCGGAAAATGCTTTTCTGACCGATCCGCAGGAAGCCAGGCGCTTTGTCGAACTGACGGGTGTGGACAGCCTTGCTGTTGCTATCGGTACTGCGCACGGTCTCTACACTAAAAAACCCCAAATCGATTTCCAGCGACTGGCGGAAATTCGTGAGGTGGTTGATATACCACTGGTGCTACACGGCGCAAGCGATGTACCTGACGAATATGTACGCCGAACCATTGAATTAGGCGTATGCAAAGTCAATGTCGCGACTGAACTAAAAATTGCTTTCGCTACCGCAGTTAAAAAATGGTTTACTGAAAATCCGGAAGGCAATGATCCCCGTTATTACATGCGCGTTGGTATGGATGCCATGAAAGAGGTGGTAAGAAGCAAAATAACTATTTGCAATTCATACGAAAAACTACTGCCTGCTTTACAGTATTAA
- the lpoA gene encoding LppC putative lipoprotein — translation MVPSTFSRLNAARALPVLLAALLFAGCGTQAPDQSAAYMQGSAQADSAFYLHQMQQSTDDSKTNWQLLAIHALLKEGKSQQAVDLFNQLPQNLNDTQRREQSLLAVEIKLAQKDAAGAQALLDKLKPADFTPNQQARYWQAQIDASQGRPSLTLLRALIAQEPLMAAKDKQKNIDATWQALSAMTQDQARTLVINADENVLQGWLDLQRVWFDNRNDPDMLKAGIADWQKRYPQNPGAKMLPTQLVNVQRFKPASTSKIALLLPLNGQAAVFGRTIQQGFEAAKNLGTQAVEMQPVAAPDAPVEPGVEETQPQITDGVASPSQASVSDLTDNDQSHSATPVSAPQTPPAQPVTASAPADPSAELKIYDTSSQPLDQVLAQVQQDGASIVVGPLLKNNVEALMKSDTPLNVLALNQPETVRSFPNICYFALSPEDEARDAAHHIYDQGKQAPLLLLPRSSLGDRVANAFTQEWQKLGGGIVLQQKFGSVAELKMGVNGGAGIALTGSPVAASVPAQPGVTIGGLTIPAPPTDAQITGGGRVDAVYILATPEEIGFIKPMIAMRNGTQSGATLYASSRSAQGTSGPDFRLEMEGLQYSEIPMLAGGNMPLMQQALSAVHNDYSLARMYAMGVDAWTLANHFSQMRQVPGFEINGNTGALTASPDCVINRKLSWLKYQQGEIVPAS, via the coding sequence ATGGTACCCTCAACATTTTCTCGTTTGAACGCCGCACGCGCGCTGCCTGTCCTCCTGGCTGCGCTACTTTTCGCCGGGTGCGGCACCCAGGCGCCAGATCAAAGCGCAGCCTATATGCAGGGTTCAGCGCAAGCTGACTCCGCCTTTTACCTGCATCAGATGCAGCAAAGCACAGATGATAGCAAGACCAACTGGCAATTACTCGCCATTCATGCACTGCTGAAAGAAGGTAAAAGCCAGCAGGCCGTCGACCTGTTCAACCAACTCCCGCAAAATCTGAACGATACGCAACGCCGCGAGCAGTCGCTGCTGGCCGTCGAGATCAAACTGGCGCAGAAAGATGCGGCAGGCGCGCAGGCCTTGCTGGATAAGCTAAAACCCGCCGACTTTACGCCAAATCAGCAAGCGCGTTACTGGCAGGCGCAGATCGATGCCAGCCAGGGACGCCCGTCGCTTACCCTGTTGCGGGCGTTAATCGCCCAGGAACCGCTAATGGCGGCGAAAGATAAACAAAAAAATATCGACGCCACCTGGCAAGCGCTCTCCGCCATGACGCAGGATCAGGCCAGAACGCTGGTTATCAACGCCGATGAAAATGTGCTTCAGGGCTGGCTGGATCTGCAGCGCGTCTGGTTTGACAACCGCAACGATCCAGACATGCTGAAAGCCGGGATCGCCGACTGGCAAAAACGCTACCCGCAAAATCCGGGGGCGAAAATGCTGCCGACGCAGCTCGTCAATGTACAACGTTTTAAACCCGCTTCCACCAGCAAAATCGCTCTGCTGCTGCCGCTGAACGGTCAGGCTGCCGTGTTTGGCCGTACCATCCAGCAAGGTTTCGAAGCCGCGAAAAACCTCGGTACCCAGGCGGTGGAGATGCAGCCGGTCGCCGCGCCTGACGCGCCGGTCGAACCTGGCGTGGAGGAGACACAACCACAAATTACCGACGGCGTCGCCAGTCCGTCGCAGGCCTCGGTGAGCGATCTGACTGATAACGATCAATCCCACTCCGCTACGCCGGTCAGCGCGCCACAAACGCCTCCTGCGCAGCCTGTTACGGCAAGCGCGCCGGCAGATCCTTCCGCTGAATTAAAAATCTACGATACCTCTTCCCAGCCGTTGGATCAGGTGCTTGCCCAGGTTCAGCAAGACGGCGCCAGTATCGTGGTCGGGCCTCTGTTGAAAAACAATGTGGAAGCGCTGATGAAAAGCGACACGCCGCTCAACGTGCTGGCGCTCAACCAGCCGGAAACGGTACGTAGCTTCCCTAATATCTGCTATTTCGCGCTCTCTCCGGAAGATGAAGCCCGTGATGCGGCGCATCATATTTATGACCAGGGCAAGCAGGCGCCGCTGCTGTTGCTTCCACGCAGTTCGCTTGGCGATCGCGTGGCGAACGCCTTCACCCAGGAGTGGCAAAAACTGGGCGGCGGCATCGTGTTACAGCAAAAATTCGGCTCCGTAGCCGAGCTGAAAATGGGCGTGAACGGCGGCGCGGGTATCGCGTTGACGGGCAGCCCGGTCGCCGCCAGCGTACCTGCGCAGCCGGGCGTCACCATTGGCGGTCTGACTATCCCTGCGCCGCCGACCGACGCGCAAATCACCGGCGGCGGACGCGTAGACGCGGTCTATATTCTGGCTACGCCGGAAGAGATTGGCTTTATCAAACCGATGATCGCCATGCGTAACGGCACCCAGAGCGGCGCGACGCTATATGCCAGCTCCCGCAGCGCGCAAGGCACTTCCGGCCCCGACTTCCGTCTGGAGATGGAAGGCTTGCAATACAGCGAAATTCCCATGCTGGCAGGCGGCAATATGCCGTTGATGCAGCAGGCGCTGAGCGCTGTACATAATGACTATTCTCTGGCGCGGATGTACGCCATGGGCGTGGATGCCTGGACGCTGGCGAACCACTTTTCGCAGATGCGTCAGGTGCCGGGATTTGAGATCAATGGCAATACCGGCGCATTAACCGCCAGCCCGGATTGTGTGATTAACAGGAAGTTATCATGGCTCAAATACCAGCAAGGGGAGATTGTTCCCGCCAGCTAA
- the agaS gene encoding Putative tagatose-6-phosphate ketose/aldose isomerase — protein MSETYTSAAATTGTWTEKEIRQQPASWLRSLNHIDNIRSAIDSFLTPLLHKDNLRIVLTGAGTSAFIGDIIAPWLASQTGKNICAIPTTDLVTNPMDYLNPAHPLLLVSFARSGNSPESVAAVELANHFVPECYHLSITCNEAGNLYQNAVENDNAFALLMPAETHDRGFAMTSSITTMMASCLAVFAPQTINSRTFRDVADRCQEILNSLGDFNHGVFGNEPWQRIVYLGSGGLLGAARESSLKVLELTAGKLAAFYDSPTGFRHGPKSLVDNKTLIVVFISSHPYTRQYDLDLLAELRRDRQAMRVIAIAAESDAVIEAGPHILLPPARHFIDMELAFCFLIYAQVFALTQSISVGNTPDTPSASGTVNRVVQGVVIHPWQD, from the coding sequence ATGTCAGAAACCTATACCTCAGCAGCCGCAACAACCGGAACCTGGACAGAAAAAGAGATCCGTCAGCAGCCAGCCAGTTGGCTCCGCTCGCTGAATCATATCGACAATATTCGCTCCGCGATCGACAGTTTTCTCACCCCATTGTTGCATAAAGACAACCTCAGGATCGTCCTGACCGGGGCGGGTACTTCAGCATTTATTGGCGACATCATCGCTCCCTGGCTTGCCAGCCAGACCGGAAAAAATATCTGCGCCATACCGACTACCGATCTGGTCACCAATCCGATGGACTATCTGAATCCGGCGCACCCATTACTGTTGGTCTCCTTCGCCCGTTCCGGTAACAGTCCGGAGAGTGTCGCCGCCGTTGAACTGGCAAATCATTTCGTTCCAGAGTGTTACCACCTTTCGATCACCTGTAACGAAGCTGGCAATCTGTATCAAAACGCAGTTGAAAACGACAATGCTTTTGCTTTGTTAATGCCAGCAGAAACACACGATCGTGGCTTCGCGATGACCAGCAGTATCACCACCATGATGGCCAGTTGCCTGGCCGTCTTCGCTCCGCAAACCATTAATAGTCGGACATTCCGTGATGTGGCCGATCGTTGCCAGGAAATTCTGAACTCACTCGGTGATTTCAACCATGGCGTGTTTGGTAATGAGCCCTGGCAACGAATCGTTTACCTCGGTAGCGGCGGACTGCTGGGCGCCGCACGTGAGTCATCACTGAAAGTGCTGGAGCTGACAGCGGGTAAACTGGCAGCATTCTATGACTCGCCAACCGGTTTCCGTCACGGCCCAAAATCACTGGTCGATAACAAAACGTTGATCGTGGTGTTTATCTCCAGCCACCCTTATACGCGCCAATATGATCTCGATCTGCTGGCTGAACTGCGTCGCGATCGGCAAGCCATGCGCGTCATAGCCATTGCCGCTGAGAGTGATGCCGTTATCGAAGCAGGCCCGCACATCCTCCTGCCGCCAGCGCGACACTTCATCGATATGGAGCTGGCTTTTTGCTTCCTGATATATGCCCAGGTATTCGCGCTCACACAATCAATTAGTGTTGGTAATACTCCAGATACCCCTTCCGCCAGCGGCACAGTCAACCGTGTGGTCCAGGGCGTCGTTATTCATCCCTGGCAGGATTAA
- a CDS encoding Putative lipid carrier protein, with the protein MLDKLRSRLVHAGPSLMSVPVKLTPFALKRQVLEQVLSWQFRQALADGELEFLEGRWLSIHVRDIDLKWYTTVENEKLIVSQQADADVSFSADASDLLMIAARKQDPDTLFFQRRLVIEGDTELGLYVKNLMDAIELEQMPKALRVMLLQLADFVEAGMKNSPETKQTSVGEPC; encoded by the coding sequence GTGTTAGATAAACTGCGTTCACGCTTAGTCCATGCTGGCCCGTCTCTGATGAGTGTACCGGTTAAACTGACGCCCTTTGCGCTAAAGCGCCAGGTTCTGGAACAGGTTCTGAGCTGGCAGTTTCGTCAGGCGCTGGCCGATGGAGAGCTGGAATTCCTCGAAGGTCGTTGGTTAAGCATTCATGTTCGTGACATTGACTTAAAATGGTATACCACGGTTGAAAATGAAAAACTGATCGTTAGCCAGCAGGCGGATGCCGACGTCAGTTTTAGCGCCGATGCCAGCGATCTGCTCATGATAGCCGCCCGTAAACAGGACCCGGATACGCTCTTTTTCCAGCGTCGACTGGTCATTGAAGGCGATACTGAGTTAGGGTTGTATGTGAAGAATCTGATGGACGCCATCGAACTGGAGCAGATGCCGAAAGCGTTACGCGTTATGCTGCTGCAACTGGCGGATTTTGTTGAGGCGGGCATGAAAAACTCGCCGGAAACCAAACAGACCTCGGTAGGTGAACCATGCTAA
- a CDS encoding acetyltransferase, whose translation MLIRVEIPIDAPGIDALLRRSFESDAEAKLVHDLREDGFLTLGLVATDDEGQVVGYVAFSPVDVQGEDLQWVGMAPLAVDEKYRGQGLARQLVYEGLDSLNEFGYAAVVTLGDPALYSRFGFELAAHYDLHCRWPGTESAFQVHRLAEDALEGVTGLVEYHDHFNRF comes from the coding sequence ATGCTAATTCGAGTAGAAATTCCCATTGATGCGCCTGGTATTGATGCGCTGTTACGCCGTTCATTCGAAAGCGATGCGGAAGCGAAGCTGGTTCACGATTTGCGTGAAGATGGTTTTCTGACGCTCGGACTGGTGGCTACGGATGATGAAGGTCAGGTGGTGGGCTATGTAGCCTTTAGCCCGGTTGATGTGCAGGGCGAAGATTTACAGTGGGTCGGCATGGCGCCGCTGGCGGTCGATGAAAAGTATCGCGGGCAAGGGCTGGCGCGCCAGTTAGTGTATGAAGGGTTGGATTCGCTCAACGAGTTCGGCTACGCGGCGGTCGTGACGCTGGGCGACCCGGCGTTATATAGCCGCTTTGGTTTTGAACTGGCCGCTCATTACGATCTTCACTGCCGTTGGCCCGGTACGGAAAGCGCTTTCCAGGTACACCGTTTGGCTGAGGATGCGCTGGAGGGCGTGACGGGGCTGGTGGAGTATCACGACCACTTCAATCGTTTTTAA
- a CDS encoding Endonuclease, with the protein MAQIPARGDCSRQLTRKQAGDVWEAAARRWLESEGLRFVAANVRERGGEIDLIMRDGKTTVFVEVRYRRSGLYGGAAASVTRSKQHKLLHTARLWLARQNGSFDTVDCRFDVLAFTGNEIEWFRDAFNDHS; encoded by the coding sequence ATGGCTCAAATACCAGCAAGGGGAGATTGTTCCCGCCAGCTAACGCGTAAACAGGCCGGTGATGTGTGGGAAGCTGCCGCGCGTCGCTGGCTGGAAAGCGAAGGACTGCGGTTTGTCGCCGCCAACGTGCGCGAGCGCGGCGGCGAAATCGATCTGATCATGCGCGACGGAAAAACCACGGTTTTTGTTGAAGTCCGCTATCGGCGCTCCGGGCTTTATGGCGGCGCGGCGGCCAGTGTGACCCGCAGCAAACAACACAAATTATTACATACTGCCCGCTTGTGGCTCGCCCGCCAGAATGGGAGTTTTGATACTGTGGATTGTCGGTTCGATGTGTTAGCCTTCACCGGAAATGAGATTGAGTGGTTTCGGGATGCGTTTAACGACCACTCATAA
- the yhbO gene encoding General stress protein 18, with protein MSKKIAVLITDEFEDSEFTSPAAEFRQAGHEVITIEKEAGKTVKGKKGEASVTIDKAIDDVRPDDFDALLLPGGHSPDHLRGDSRFVDFTRDFVNSGKPVFAICHGPQLLISADVIRGRKLTAVKPIIIDVKNAGAEFYDQEVVVDKDQLVTSRTPDDLPAFNREALRLLGA; from the coding sequence ATGAGTAAGAAAATTGCCGTTTTGATTACCGATGAATTTGAAGATTCAGAATTTACCTCGCCGGCAGCAGAATTCCGTCAGGCCGGACATGAGGTCATCACTATCGAAAAAGAGGCGGGTAAAACGGTGAAAGGGAAAAAAGGCGAGGCCAGCGTCACCATTGATAAGGCTATTGATGACGTTCGTCCCGACGATTTCGACGCCTTGCTATTGCCGGGAGGTCATTCGCCGGACCACCTGCGCGGAGACAGCCGTTTCGTGGATTTTACCCGCGATTTCGTTAACAGCGGTAAACCGGTTTTTGCCATTTGCCACGGCCCGCAGTTGTTGATCAGCGCCGATGTCATTCGTGGCCGCAAACTCACGGCGGTGAAACCGATTATTATCGATGTGAAGAACGCGGGCGCGGAATTTTACGATCAGGAAGTCGTCGTCGATAAAGATCAGCTGGTGACCAGCCGCACGCCTGATGACCTGCCGGCATTTAACCGCGAGGCGCTACGCCTGCTGGGCGCGTGA
- the diaA gene encoding DnaA initiator-associating protein DiaA — translation MLERIKVCFTESIQTQIAAAEALPDAISRAAMTLVHSLLNGNKILCCGNGTSAANAQHFAASMINRFETERPSLPAIALNTDNVVLTAIANDRLHDEVYAKQVRALGHAGDVLLAISTRGNSRDIVKAVEAAVTRDMTIVALTGYDGGELAGLLGPQDVEIRIPSHHSARIQEMHMLTVNCLCDLIDNTLFPHQDD, via the coding sequence GTGCTCGAAAGAATCAAAGTCTGCTTTACAGAAAGCATTCAAACTCAAATTGCTGCGGCGGAAGCGCTTCCGGATGCCATTTCCCGCGCCGCCATGACGCTGGTTCATTCCCTGCTTAACGGCAACAAAATCCTCTGTTGTGGAAACGGGACGTCCGCGGCCAACGCCCAGCATTTTGCTGCCAGCATGATTAACCGCTTTGAAACGGAGCGACCCAGTTTACCCGCCATTGCACTAAATACCGATAATGTGGTCTTAACAGCGATCGCTAACGATCGCCTGCACGATGAAGTTTATGCAAAACAAGTCCGGGCGCTGGGACATGCAGGCGATGTTTTATTGGCGATCTCTACGCGTGGTAATAGTCGCGATATCGTAAAAGCCGTTGAAGCAGCCGTTACGCGTGACATGACCATTGTGGCGCTAACCGGGTATGACGGGGGCGAGCTGGCCGGACTATTAGGGCCGCAGGATGTTGAAATTCGTATCCCTTCACACCATAGCGCACGCATTCAGGAAATGCATATGCTGACGGTAAACTGCCTGTGCGATTTGATCGATAACACGCTTTTTCCTCACCAGGATGATTAA
- the osmY_1 gene encoding lipoprotein gives MKALSPLAVLISALLLQGCVAAAVVGTAAVGTKAATDPRSVGTQVDDGTLELRVSSALSKDEQIKKETRINVTAYQGKVLLVGQSPNSELSARAKQIAMGVEGTSEVYNEIRQGQPIGLGAASNDTWITTKVRSQLLTSDQVKSSNVKVTTENGEVFLLGLVTEREGKAAADIASRVSGVKRVTTAFTYIK, from the coding sequence ATGAAGGCATTATCGCCGCTCGCAGTCCTTATTTCTGCGTTGCTATTGCAAGGTTGCGTCGCCGCCGCGGTAGTGGGTACGGCAGCCGTCGGCACCAAAGCCGCAACCGACCCGCGTAGCGTGGGCACCCAGGTGGATGACGGAACGCTGGAACTGCGCGTCAGCAGCGCGCTGTCGAAAGATGAGCAAATCAAAAAAGAGACGCGCATCAATGTCACGGCTTATCAGGGCAAAGTTTTATTAGTGGGCCAGTCGCCAAACAGCGAACTCTCCGCACGCGCTAAACAGATAGCGATGGGCGTGGAAGGCACCTCCGAGGTCTATAACGAGATTCGCCAGGGTCAGCCTATCGGCCTGGGAGCCGCCTCTAACGATACCTGGATCACCACGAAAGTTCGCTCACAGCTACTGACCAGCGATCAGGTAAAATCGTCAAACGTGAAAGTCACCACCGAAAATGGCGAAGTGTTCCTGCTGGGCCTGGTGACAGAACGTGAAGGTAAAGCGGCAGCGGATATCGCCAGTCGGGTGAGCGGCGTGAAACGCGTGACCACCGCCTTTACGTATATCAAGTAA
- a CDS encoding putative endonuclease containing a URI domain protein, with amino-acid sequence MLMATMTPWYLYLIRTADNALYTGITTDVARRYRQHQTGKGAKALRGKGELTLAFAAQVGDRSLALRVEYRIKQLTKRQKECLVTEREAFEALLSSLQTPVLKND; translated from the coding sequence ATGCTGATGGCGACAATGACACCCTGGTATCTGTATCTGATTCGTACTGCAGACAATGCGCTTTACACCGGGATCACCACCGATGTGGCGCGTCGTTACAGGCAACATCAAACGGGAAAAGGCGCAAAAGCATTACGGGGGAAAGGCGAGTTAACGCTGGCGTTTGCGGCGCAGGTCGGCGATCGCTCGCTGGCCCTGCGCGTAGAGTATCGCATCAAACAGCTCACAAAGCGCCAGAAGGAGTGCCTTGTGACGGAACGCGAAGCGTTTGAGGCGCTGCTGTCCAGTCTGCAAACGCCGGTGCTTAAAAACGATTGA
- the yraR gene encoding putative nucleoside-diphosphate-sugar epimerase, with the protein MSQVLITGATGLVGGHLLRMLINTPQVSAIAAPTRRPLTDIVGVYNPHDPQLTDALAQVTDPVDIVFCCLGTTRREAGSKAAFIHADYTLVVDTALTGRRLGAQHMLVVSSMGANAHSPFFYNRVKGEMEEALIAQKWPRLTIARPSMLLGDRTTRRVNETLFAPLFRLLPGNWKSIDARDVARAMLAEALAPAQEGVTILTSSQLREKAG; encoded by the coding sequence ATGAGTCAGGTACTGATTACCGGCGCGACCGGACTGGTCGGCGGACATCTGCTGAGAATGTTAATCAACACGCCGCAGGTGAGCGCTATCGCCGCGCCGACGCGTCGTCCGCTGACGGATATTGTCGGCGTTTATAACCCTCACGATCCGCAGCTTACCGATGCGTTAGCTCAGGTGACCGACCCGGTGGATATTGTTTTTTGCTGCCTGGGCACGACCCGGCGTGAAGCGGGAAGTAAAGCGGCGTTTATTCATGCGGATTATACGCTGGTGGTTGATACCGCGCTGACCGGGCGTCGGCTGGGCGCGCAGCACATGTTGGTGGTCAGCTCAATGGGAGCAAACGCGCACTCTCCGTTTTTCTATAATCGGGTGAAAGGAGAAATGGAGGAGGCGTTAATCGCGCAAAAATGGCCTCGTTTGACGATTGCCCGGCCTTCTATGCTGCTCGGCGACAGAACAACGCGGCGGGTGAATGAAACGCTCTTCGCTCCGCTATTCCGGCTGCTGCCCGGAAACTGGAAATCGATCGATGCGCGGGATGTGGCGCGGGCCATGCTGGCGGAAGCGCTGGCGCCAGCACAAGAAGGCGTGACAATTCTGACCTCATCGCAACTGCGGGAAAAAGCGGGGTAG
- the SBOV33391 gene encoding Uncharacterized protein conserved in bacteria: MDTLTAIGRWLAKQHVVTWCVHHEGELWCANAFYVFDAQNVALYLLTEDKTRHAQMSGACAPVAGTVNGQPKTVARIRGVQFKGEIRRLEGQESDAARKAYLRRFPVARVLPAPVWEIRLDEIKFTDNTLGFGKKLHWLRDSRAQQA, encoded by the coding sequence ATGGACACACTTACCGCTATTGGCCGTTGGCTGGCGAAACAACACGTGGTGACTTGGTGCGTACACCATGAGGGAGAACTGTGGTGCGCCAACGCGTTTTATGTGTTCGATGCGCAAAACGTCGCGTTGTATCTGTTAACGGAGGATAAAACCCGCCATGCGCAAATGTCCGGCGCGTGCGCGCCAGTGGCGGGAACGGTCAATGGTCAGCCGAAAACGGTGGCGCGCATTCGCGGCGTGCAGTTTAAAGGGGAAATTCGCCGTCTGGAGGGGCAGGAGAGCGACGCCGCGCGTAAAGCTTACCTTCGCCGCTTCCCGGTCGCCAGGGTGCTGCCCGCGCCGGTATGGGAAATCCGGCTGGATGAAATTAAATTCACCGACAACACGCTGGGGTTTGGTAAAAAGCTGCACTGGCTACGCGACTCACGCGCCCAGCAGGCGTAG
- the rsmI gene encoding rRNA small subunit methyl transferase I: protein MKQNESADNSQGQLFIVPTPIGNLADITQRALEILQAVDLIAAEDTRHTGLLLQHFAINARLFALHDHNEQQKAETLVAKLKEGLNIALVSDAGTPLINDPGYHLVRTCREAGIRVVPLPGPCAAIAALSAAGLPSDRFCYEGFLPAKSKGRRDALKAVEAEPRTLIFYESTHRLLDSLEDMVAVWGESRYVVLARELTKTWETIHGAPVGELLAWVKEDENRRKGEMVLIVEGYKAQEDDLPADALRTLALLQAELPLKKAAALAAEIHGVKKNALYKYALAQQEE, encoded by the coding sequence ATGAAACAAAATGAATCGGCGGATAATTCTCAGGGCCAACTCTTTATTGTACCTACTCCTATCGGGAATTTGGCTGATATTACCCAACGCGCGCTGGAAATTTTACAAGCCGTTGATTTAATTGCCGCTGAAGACACTCGTCATACTGGTTTATTACTGCAACATTTCGCGATTAACGCCCGGCTGTTCGCGTTGCATGACCATAACGAACAACAAAAAGCGGAAACGCTGGTCGCGAAGCTGAAAGAGGGGCTGAACATTGCGCTGGTTTCCGACGCCGGTACGCCGCTAATTAACGATCCGGGCTACCATCTGGTGCGTACCTGTCGCGAAGCGGGCATCCGTGTGGTGCCGCTACCGGGGCCATGTGCGGCGATTGCCGCCTTGAGCGCCGCTGGTCTGCCATCCGACCGTTTCTGCTATGAAGGCTTTTTACCGGCGAAATCCAAAGGTCGCCGCGATGCGCTGAAGGCGGTTGAAGCGGAGCCGCGAACGCTGATTTTTTATGAGTCCACCCATCGTCTGCTGGATAGCCTGGAAGATATGGTGGCCGTGTGGGGCGAATCCCGCTACGTGGTGCTGGCGCGTGAGCTGACCAAAACCTGGGAGACGATTCACGGCGCGCCGGTCGGCGAGCTGCTGGCGTGGGTGAAAGAGGATGAAAACCGCCGTAAAGGCGAGATGGTGTTGATTGTCGAAGGGTATAAAGCGCAAGAAGACGACCTGCCCGCCGACGCGCTGCGCACGCTGGCGCTGCTACAGGCCGAATTGCCGCTGAAAAAAGCGGCGGCGCTGGCGGCGGAAATTCATGGCGTGAAGAAGAATGCGCTATATAAATATGCGCTGGCGCAGCAGGAAGAGTAA